CGCCAGGCTGCGCTCGATGATGAGTTGGATCGGCAAGAACAAGATCGTCGACAAGGATCGCAACTAATCTAATTGTCAAAGCCTGTTCGGGGCGGGGGCCGCACGGCCCCCGTTCTGCTTTTGGGGAGGTGAAAAAACGTCATGCGCAACCAGAATCAGCCCGTGGCCTTGGAAGGTTATCCCTTCATCGGTTTGTTTGCCTTCATCACCATCGTTTTCGGGCTTCTCGGCTGGGGCTTTCTCACCTTCGTGATGTTCGCCCTCACCCTGTTCACGGTATTTTTCTTTCGTAACCCCGAGCGCCTCATTCCCGACGAGCCGGGCGTGGTGGTGGCACCGGCCGACGGCAAGGTGATCTTCGTTGGCGAGGTCGACGAGCCTCGCTGCCTGCAGGGGCGCGCGGTCAAGGTCAGCATCTTCATGAACGTCTTCGACGTCCACGTCAACCGCTTTCCCTGCGACGGCAAGGTGATTGATTCCTTTTACAATAAGGGTGCGTTTCTCAATGCCTCCCTCGACAAGGCCAGTCTGGAGAACGAACAGTCGGGGTTGCTCATCGAAACCGAGCAGGGGCATAGGATTTTGTGCGTGCAGATTGCCGGCCTGGTCGCCCGGCG
The sequence above is drawn from the Geoalkalibacter sp. genome and encodes:
- a CDS encoding phosphatidylserine decarboxylase family protein is translated as MRNQNQPVALEGYPFIGLFAFITIVFGLLGWGFLTFVMFALTLFTVFFFRNPERLIPDEPGVVVAPADGKVIFVGEVDEPRCLQGRAVKVSIFMNVFDVHVNRFPCDGKVIDSFYNKGAFLNASLDKASLENEQSGLLIETEQGHRILCVQIAGLVARRIVSYPEVGDVLKRGMRYGLIRFGSRVDLYLPVDAAVRMRVGDRTVAGETVLCTLP